A single region of the Myripristis murdjan chromosome 3, fMyrMur1.1, whole genome shotgun sequence genome encodes:
- the cyba gene encoding cytochrome b-245 light chain, whose product MGKIEWAMWANEQALASGLILLTGGIVGVAGQFRGWQFAAYGVAAGVFVCLLEYPRGKRSKGTSVERTGQYCFTVCVKSFGPLTRNYYVRAFLHAALCVPGGFMLATVLGCVCLGISSLIYLGAAIHGEQWMPILPQKEQTRKPVGESIKNPPQNPPPRPPAELRRKRVEDLEGAAYVNPIAVTAND is encoded by the exons ATGGGCAAAATAGAGTGGGCTATGTGGGCCAATGAACAAGCCCTGGCATCGGGACTCA TTCTCCTTACTGGTGGCATAGTGGGGGTGGCTGGCCAGTTCAGAGGCTGGCAGTTTGCTGCTTATGGAGT AGCTGCaggggtgtttgtgtgtctgttggagTACCCAAGAGGGAAAAGGAGCAAGGGCACCAGTGTGGAAAGGAC GGGTCAATACTGTTTCACTGTATGTGTCAAATCCTTCGGGCCACTGACCAGGAACTACTATGTCAGAGCTTTTCTACATGCAGC GCTCTGTGTTCCTGGAGGGTTCATGCTCGCCACTGTCCTCGGATGCGTCTGCCTGGGCATTTCCAGCCTTATCTACCTAGGA GCGGCAATTCACGGTGAACAGTGGATGCCCATTCTTCCACAGAAGGAGCAGACCCGAAAGCCAGTCGGAGAGAGCATCAAGAACCCTCCTCAGAATCCGCCTCCCAGGCCGCCGGCAGAGCTGCGCAGGAAACGGGTAGAGGACCTGGAGGGAGCTGCTTACGTCAACCCCATCGCTGTTACCGCCAACGACTAA
- the mvda gene encoding diphosphomevalonate decarboxylase produces MPEDTVDKPNTVTCTAPVNIAVIKYWGKRDEELILPINSSLSVTLHQDQLKTTTTVASSRSFQEDRIWLNGKEEDINHPRLQSCLREIRRLARKRRSDGDPSVDATTLSHKVHICSVNNFPTAAGLASSAAGFACLVYTLARVFGVEGELSGIARQGSGSACRSMYGGFVQWIMGQRDDGKDSLAQQVEPETHWPELRVLVLVASAERKPVGSTSGMQTSVQTSCLLKHRAESVVPGRMEQMIEAVHEKDFSTFAELTMKDSNQFHATCLDTYPPIFYLNSVSRQVISLVHQYNRHYGETRVAYTFDAGPNAVIYTLQEHVAEFIQVVQHFFPPETNGGQFIKGLPVRPAVVSQELKQAIGLEPMPKGISYIISTKAGPGPRVVEDPDQHLLGSDGLPKRDI; encoded by the exons ATGCCGGAGGACACTGTCGACAAGCCGAACACGGTCACATGCACCGCTCCTGTGAATATTGCTGTCATCAAATACT GGGGGAAGCGAGATGAAGAGCTGATTCTGCCCATAAACTCCTCTTTGAGTGTCACTTTGCATCAAGACCAG CTTAAAACTACCACAACAGTTGCATCTAGCAGATCATTTCAGGAGGATCGGATATGGCTCAATGGCAAAGAAGAGGATATAAACCATCCAAGACTGCAGTCctgtctgagagaga TTCGACGACTAGCGAGGAAGAGACGCAGCGATGGAGACCCCAGTGTGGATGCGACTACTTTGTCGCATAAAGTCCACATCTGCTCTGTCAACAACTTCCCCACTGCTGCTGGTCTggcctcctctgctgcagggTTCGCATGTCTAG TGTACACATTGGCTCGGGTGTTTGGGGTGGAAGGAGAGTTGTCTGGGATTGCCAGGCAAGGCTCAGGCAGTGCATGTCGGAGCATGTATGGGGGCTTCGTCCAGTGGATCATGGGACAGAGAGACGATGGCAAGGACAGTCTTGCCCAGCAGGTGGAGCCGGAGACTCACTGGCCTGAGCTCAGAGTTCTTGTACTCgtg GCCAGTGCTGAGCGGAAGCCAGTAGGCAGCACCTCCGGGATGCAAACCAGTGTGCAAACAAGCTGCCTATTAAAG caTCGAGCTGAGTCTGTTGTCCCAGGCCGAATGGAGCAGATGATAGAGGCAGTTCACGAGAAAGATTTTTCTACATTTGCCGAACTGACCATGAAGGACAGTAACCAGTTCCACGCCACCTGCCTCGACACGTACCCTCCCATCTTCTACCTCAACAGTGTGTCTCGTCAGGTCATCAGCTTGGTGCATCAGTACAACAGGCACTACGGCGAGACAAGG GTGGCCTACACCTTCGACGCAGGGCCAAACGCTGTGATTTACACTCTGCAGGAGCATGTGGCTGAGTTCATCCAGGTGGTTCAACATTTCTTCCCCCCAGAGACCAACGGAGGACA gtTTATAAAAGGTCTTCCAGTTAGGCCTGCTGTTGTCTCTCAGGAGCTGAAGCAGGCTATTGGTTTAGAGCCCATGCCTAAAGGAATCAGCTACATTATCAGCACCAAg GCGGGACCAGGCCCTCGTGTTGTGGAGGATCCTGACCAGCATCTGCTCGGATCTGATGGCTTGCCTAAGAGGGACATTTGA